The DNA segment GCATCACCGGCACCGCGCTCGCCCGTACCGCCGTCCCCGCCAACTTCAAGGAGCTGCAGGGGGTCGTGGACGCCGGACGCGTCCACGAACTCGACAGCCGCAGCACCGTGAAGCAGGCGCTGTGGGCCCTCGCCGGGGAACTGGGGCTGGCGAAGGCGCCCGAGGTGTCCCATCGCGGAGGTGGCCGGCCGCGCGGCGACCGTGGGTCGGTGAGCCTGCGGCGGCGGAAGGAGTGAGGGGCCGATGAGACGCCTGTCAGGGGAAGACCGGGGGCAGCGGCGACGCATCCGCTTCTTCGGGGCGGGAGGACGGGGGCCGTGGGGCACCTCGTTCTCCGGAGCGGGCGGGCATGGGCCGTGGGGCAGCCCGTTGTCCGGAGTGGGTGGGCATGGGCCGTGGGGCAGCCCGTTGTCCGGAGTGGGTGGACCGGAGCCGCGGCGCACCCCGTCCTTCAGGGGCGGCGACCGGGGGCAGGTCAGCATCGAGTTCCTCGGGATGACCCCGCTGATCGTGCTGACCCTGGTGCTCGTGTGGCAGGCCGTACTCGTGGGGTACACCTTCACGCTCGCCGGGAACGCCGCGGACGAGGCGGTGCGCGCGGGCACCGCCGCGGCTCCGGGCGGCGCACGCCAGGCCGCGTGCGAGGCGGCTGCACTGAAGGACCTCTCGGATGCGTGGCGCGACGGCGCGTCGGTGACCTGCAGCGCGTCCGGCTACGTCACGGCCGACGTCTCCCTCAGGGTCCCCGTCCTCTTCCCGGGCGTGGTCCCCTTCCCCGTCACGGTGACGGGCCACGCGGGCACCGTCGAGGAGGTGAAGCACTGAGATGCCGTACGAGCGTGACAGGCGCCGCGAGCGGGGCCAAGTGGCCATCGAATACCTGGGGTTCATTCCGATCCTGCTGATCGTCGCCCTGGCCGGCATCCAGATCGGGGCCGTCGCCTACGCGGCGGAACAGGCCGGTACGGCGGCCCGGGCGGGGGCGCGGGCCGCCTCGCTGCGGCAGTCCTACGCACAGGCGTGCGCGGACGCTGTCAGCGGCGGGATCACGGTGACCTGCTCGGCCGAAGAGGGGGACGACACCGTCACCGTCACCGCCGAGGTGCACATCCCCAAGGTCGTCTGGGACCTCGGCGACACCCGGAAGACCGCCACCATGCCCCTCGACCACTGACCGAGGAGAAGGGGAACCCATGAGCCTGCGGGCCCGCATCAGCACCCCCGAGGAGCACGGCAGCCGGGGTGAGGACGGCCACATGGTCGCCTCCTACCGCGCCAAACTGCTGGAGGAGATCGACCTCGCGGAGATGAGCGCGCTGGCCGCCGCCGAACGCAGGGCGCGGCTGGAGCGGGTGCTCGGGCACATCATCAGCCGCGAGGGACCGGTCCTGTCGACCGCCGAACGCGCCCAGCTGATCCGCCGGGTGGTGGACGAGGCGCTGGGCCTCGGCATCCTGGAACCGCTGCTCGAAGACGCCTCCGTCACCGAGATCATGGTCAACGGCCCCGACGCGATCTTCGTCGAACGCGGCGGCCGCGTCGAGCAGTTGCCGCTCCGCTTCGCCTCCGCCGACCAGCTGATGCAGACCATCGAGCGGATCGTGTCGACGGTCAACCGCCGCGTCGACGAGTCGAATCCGATGGTCGACGCCCGCCTCCCCTCCGGCGAGCGCGTCAACGTCATCATCCCGCCGCTGTCCCTGACCGGACCCATCCTCACCATCCGCCGCTTCCCGCGCTCCTACACCCTCCAGGAGCTGATCGGCTTCGGCTCGCTCGACGAACAGATGGTGTTCCTGCTGGCCGGCCTGGTGCAGGCGAAGTTCAACGTCATCGTCTCCGGCGCGACCGGCACCGGGAAGACCACCCTGCTCAACGCCCTGTCCGGACTGATCCCGGCCCACGAGCGGATCATCACCATCGAGGACTCCGCCGAACTCCAGCTCCAGCAGACCCACGTGGTCCGCCTGGAGTCCCGGCCGCCGAACGTCGAGGGCAAGGGCCAGATCACCATCCGCGACCTGGTGCGCAACTCGCTGCGCATGCGTCCCGACCGGATCGTGGTCGGCGAGGTCCGCGGCGGCGAGTCCCTCGACATGCTCCAGGCCATGTCCACCGGCCACGACGGCTCCCTGGCCACCGTGCACGCCAACAGCGCCGAGGACGCCCTCACCCGCCTGCAGACCCTCGCCTCGATGTCCGACGTCGAGGTGCCCTTCGCCGCCCTGCGCGACCAGATCAACAGCGCCGTCGACGTCCTCGTCCAGCTCACCCGGTTCGCCGACGGGGCCCGCCGCATCACCGAGATCGCCCTGCTCGACAGCCACGGCGGCGAGCCGTACCGGCTGGCGACCGCCGCCCGCTTCCACGCCCAGCCCATGACCGCCGACGGCCGGGTGTACGGCACCTTCGAGTACTTCCCGCTGCCCCGCCGCACCGCCGACCGCCTCTACATGGCGAGCCAGCCCGTCCCGCAGGCCTTCGGAGTCGCCCACTCCACGGCCCAGCTCGCCACCCGAGAAGCCAGGTAGGACCATGAGACTCCACACCCTCGCCCAGCTCACCACCGGCGTCGCCCTGCTGACCTGCGTCCTGGCCGTCGTCGGCACGCACACCTACGCCTCGGGCCGGGCCCAGCGCGCCGCGCTCATCGACCGCCTCGCGCACAGCGGGCAGCCCCTGCCACCCGGACGCAGACGCCGCTTCCGCACCCTGGACCGCCGGCTGCGCCGTACGGCACCGGGCCGGAGACTGGAGCTGAGACTCGCGGCCACCGGCCTGGACGTCACCCCGGGCGAGTTCTTCGCGTACATGCTCGCCACGGTCGCCGCCCTCTGGCTCGTCGGGCAGGCCGCCCTGGCCCCCTTCTTCGGGCCGCTCGCCGGCCTCCTCGGCATCGGGGCCGCCGTCCAGTTCCTCAACTGGCAGCGCCAGAAACGCATCGAGCGGTTCATCGGCCAACTCCCCGAACTGGCCCGCATCCTGGCCAACGCCACCCAGGCCGGACTCGCCCTGCGCACCGCCATCGGCATGGCGGCGGAGGAGTTGGAGGCCCCGGCCGGGGAGGAACTCGCCAAGGTCGCCGACCAGTTGGCCATCGGCCAGTCGATGGACGAGGCGCTCGGCGAACTCGCCGAACGGCTCCCCTCCCGCGAACTCGTCGTCCTCGTCACCACCCTGGTCCTCTCCAGCCGCGCCGGCGGCCAGGTGGTGTCCGCGCTGCGCAACCTGACCGACACCCTGGAGGAGCGCAAGGAGACCCGCCGCGAGATCCGCACCCAGCTCTCCCAGGTGACCATGACGTCGTACGCCGTCCCGGTCCTCGGCGTCGGCGCCCTCTTCCTCATGAACGGCGTCAAGGACGGCGCCCTGGAGCGCATGACCGGCTCACCCGTCGGCCAGGGCTGCGTGATCGTCGCGTTCGCGATGTACGCCGTGGGCTTCGTCCTCATCCGCCGCATGAGCCGGATCGACGTGTGAGGGGGATGTCCTGATGACCGCTGTGCTGCTCGCCCTGCTGATGGGCCTCGGCGTCTGGGGCGCCTTCGCCGGTATCCGCATGTACCGCGCGGACGCGAAACTCCCCGGCGACCTGGCCATCGCCCTGGAGGTCGGAGCCACCCGCACCGGCGCCGTCGGCTCCGTGATCGACCGCATGGGCATGCGCTACGCCCCCGCGGTCCTGCGCCTCATGGGACCCCGCCTCGTCACCAAGTACCGCCGCAGGATCGACCTGGCGGGCAACCCCGGCGGCCTCACCATCGACCGCTACGCCGCCCGCCGCGCGGTCTACGGCGCCCTGGGCGGCGTCGGCTTCCTGGTCTTCCTGCTCCGCGGCCAGTGGTTCGTGGCCCTGCTCCTGCTGCTGTTCGGGGCGTTCTGGACGGAGGTCGGCATCTGGTCGGCCATCCGGCTCCGCAAGGACGTGATCGAACGGACCCTGCCGGACTTCCTCGACGTCCTCGCGGTCGTGGTCAGCGCCGGCCTCGGCTTCCGCCAGGCCCTCGACCGGGTGGCCTCCAGGTACGAGGGCCCCTGGGCCGACGAACTCCGCATCACCCTGCGCCAGATGGACCTCGGCATGAGCCGCCGCGAGGCCTTCGCCGAGCTGCGCCGCCGCAACGACTCCGAGCAGGTCGCCATGTTCGTCACGGCCCTGCAGCAGGGAGAGGAGCTGGGCGCGCCCATCGTGGACACCCTGGTCGCCCTCGCCAAGGACATGCGCCGCACGGACGCCCAGAACGCCCGCCGCAAGGCCGCCCGCGCGGTCCCCAAGGCCACGCTGATGATCACCACGTTCATGGTCCCGGCGACCATGCTGCTGCTCGGCGCCGGCCTGCTGCTGGGGTCCGGGGTGGACTTCGGGTCGCTCACGGGGGAGTGAGCGGGGGCATGACGGTGTGGGTGACAGAGCGAGGCAGACGCCTGGGGCGCCGGGCGGTCGGGCGCCGGCCGGCCGGGAGCCGGTCCGTCATGCGCTGGTCCGTCGTGCGCCGGTCCGTCGGACGACTGCTCTTCGGGAGACTGCCCCTGCGGGGTCGAGCGGGGGGTCGAGCGGGGGGCCGAGCTGGGGGCCGGGCGGAGGGCAGGGCGAGCCGGGAGGTGCCCGGGGAACCGGTGCCGCTTCCCGAACCGACCGAGAAGATCCAGATCCGGGCCCTGCAGGCGATGTGCCGGCAGGTGTTCGGCTTCCGGCTGGCGATGATCGTCCTGGCAGCCCCGGCCGCCCTGCTCAACGCCGCCCCCGGCCTGGGCGCGCGCCTGGTCGGCGCGGCCGTCGTCGTCACCTTCATGGTGTCCTACGTCCTCTTCCGCGACTGGGAACGCTTCGGCCCGCTCCTCCTGCGCCACCCCAGCCTCCTCGCCGCCGACACCCTCTTCGGCTCCCTCCTCCTCGTCTCGGCCGGTCCGGACACCACACTTGCCTACGTCAGCGTCTGCACGCCGCTGCTGGCCGGACTGGTCTACGGCTGGCGGGGAGCGGCCTGTTTCGCCTCCCTGCAGTCGCTCATCCTGCTCCTCGTCCACGCCACCCTGGAGGCCGACCGCCACGCGGCCGTGGCCGAGTCCCTCCTCCTGCCCGGCCTGTGCGTCATCGCCGGGGCCATGGGCTCCACCCTGCGCAACCTGATGCTCCGCTTCGGCGCCGCCACCCAGGCCCTGACGACGGTCCAGGCCCGCCTGGCGGCGACGGAGGCGGTCCACGCGGAACGGGCCCGCTTGGCCCGGGAGATGCACGACTCGGTGGCCAAGACGCTGCACGGCGTGGCCCTCGCGGCCGACGCCCTCGCGACGACGACCGCGGCTCCCGATCCCGACCCGGCCCGCATCCGGCAACAGGCGGAACTGGTGTCCCGCTCGGCACGGAGGGCGGCGGCGGAGTCCCGCGAACTCCTGACGGACCTGCGCGGGGAGCAAGGGGAACGGGAGGGAGCGTCTGCGGGGGACCTCTGGCCGGCACTGCGCGCGCGGACGGCGGACGCGGCGAGCCGGTCGGGCCTCCCCACCGTCTGCAGGCGCACCGGAGAGGCCGCTCTTCCGCCCGTCCCCCCACCCCTGGCCCGCCACCTGCTGGCCATCACCGCAGAGGCCCTGGAGAACGTGCACCGGCACGCGGACGCGGCACGCGTGGAAGTGACGGCGGGCGTCGAGGGCAACCAGCTCCGCCTCACGGTCTACGACGACGGCAGGGGCCTG comes from the Streptomyces sp. NBC_00820 genome and includes:
- a CDS encoding DUF5936 domain-containing protein, coding for MTAVLLALLMGLGVWGAFAGIRMYRADAKLPGDLAIALEVGATRTGAVGSVIDRMGMRYAPAVLRLMGPRLVTKYRRRIDLAGNPGGLTIDRYAARRAVYGALGGVGFLVFLLRGQWFVALLLLLFGAFWTEVGIWSAIRLRKDVIERTLPDFLDVLAVVVSAGLGFRQALDRVASRYEGPWADELRITLRQMDLGMSRREAFAELRRRNDSEQVAMFVTALQQGEELGAPIVDTLVALAKDMRRTDAQNARRKAARAVPKATLMITTFMVPATMLLLGAGLLLGSGVDFGSLTGE
- a CDS encoding type II secretion system F family protein encodes the protein MRLHTLAQLTTGVALLTCVLAVVGTHTYASGRAQRAALIDRLAHSGQPLPPGRRRRFRTLDRRLRRTAPGRRLELRLAATGLDVTPGEFFAYMLATVAALWLVGQAALAPFFGPLAGLLGIGAAVQFLNWQRQKRIERFIGQLPELARILANATQAGLALRTAIGMAAEELEAPAGEELAKVADQLAIGQSMDEALGELAERLPSRELVVLVTTLVLSSRAGGQVVSALRNLTDTLEERKETRREIRTQLSQVTMTSYAVPVLGVGALFLMNGVKDGALERMTGSPVGQGCVIVAFAMYAVGFVLIRRMSRIDV
- a CDS encoding sensor histidine kinase, whose protein sequence is MRWSVVRRSVGRLLFGRLPLRGRAGGRAGGRAGGRAEGRASREVPGEPVPLPEPTEKIQIRALQAMCRQVFGFRLAMIVLAAPAALLNAAPGLGARLVGAAVVVTFMVSYVLFRDWERFGPLLLRHPSLLAADTLFGSLLLVSAGPDTTLAYVSVCTPLLAGLVYGWRGAACFASLQSLILLLVHATLEADRHAAVAESLLLPGLCVIAGAMGSTLRNLMLRFGAATQALTTVQARLAATEAVHAERARLAREMHDSVAKTLHGVALAADALATTTAAPDPDPARIRQQAELVSRSARRAAAESRELLTDLRGEQGEREGASAGDLWPALRARTADAASRSGLPTVCRRTGEAALPPVPPPLARHLLAITAEALENVHRHADAARVEVTAGVEGNQLRLTVYDDGRGLPAGTTLEHLRDHGHFGLLGMVERAAEAGARIRIGRGEHERGTEVRVELPLRALAPDAPAQDT
- a CDS encoding CpaF family protein, whose product is MSLRARISTPEEHGSRGEDGHMVASYRAKLLEEIDLAEMSALAAAERRARLERVLGHIISREGPVLSTAERAQLIRRVVDEALGLGILEPLLEDASVTEIMVNGPDAIFVERGGRVEQLPLRFASADQLMQTIERIVSTVNRRVDESNPMVDARLPSGERVNVIIPPLSLTGPILTIRRFPRSYTLQELIGFGSLDEQMVFLLAGLVQAKFNVIVSGATGTGKTTLLNALSGLIPAHERIITIEDSAELQLQQTHVVRLESRPPNVEGKGQITIRDLVRNSLRMRPDRIVVGEVRGGESLDMLQAMSTGHDGSLATVHANSAEDALTRLQTLASMSDVEVPFAALRDQINSAVDVLVQLTRFADGARRITEIALLDSHGGEPYRLATAARFHAQPMTADGRVYGTFEYFPLPRRTADRLYMASQPVPQAFGVAHSTAQLATREAR
- a CDS encoding pilus assembly protein, with product MTPLIVLTLVLVWQAVLVGYTFTLAGNAADEAVRAGTAAAPGGARQAACEAAALKDLSDAWRDGASVTCSASGYVTADVSLRVPVLFPGVVPFPVTVTGHAGTVEEVKH
- a CDS encoding TadE/TadG family type IV pilus assembly protein is translated as MPYERDRRRERGQVAIEYLGFIPILLIVALAGIQIGAVAYAAEQAGTAARAGARAASLRQSYAQACADAVSGGITVTCSAEEGDDTVTVTAEVHIPKVVWDLGDTRKTATMPLDH